Proteins from a single region of Anopheles stephensi strain Indian unplaced genomic scaffold, UCI_ANSTEP_V1.0 ucontig366, whole genome shotgun sequence:
- the LOC118516622 gene encoding uncharacterized protein LOC118516622 produces the protein MVLYVVNKVLNHTSSFVENMFREAANTNRSLKSCTLSALRSRLPQLTIRPNKVVIQAASITPTSKTSPRINVTAAPTKATTSAIPSRLLPPNSFNAAPAKATTSALNSRLLPPNSFNAAPAKATTAQCNPMLLNTCKIYLPTPTVKKPAPSIIDATSEKEKRNVLNLKTGKLYRPKLLINTSPETVSVASRSTQTSMLDAAQTNPATSSAFESQTSEQLTVLNKSVALIWAELNYLTDHRNKTTYGAGTMQGPGHPITTSIMTLPFLTSEAELTAFNENLGNDDFFESVLLLINDKVSGKPYAENRMHDTFMMLFDRTFLVTCSWHGRGENWPLNKTGR, from the exons ATGGTGCTGTACGTTGTAAATAAAGTGCtaaaccatacctcatctttcgtagaaaacatgtttcgagaagcggcaaacacgaatcgatcgttaAAAAGTTGCACGTTGTCAGCTTTAAGGTCCAGATTGCCGCAGCTTACCATCAGGCCCAACAAAGTTGTGATACAGGCAGCTTCGATTACTCcaaccagcaaaacatcaCCCAGAATCAATGTTACTGCAGCACCGACTAAAG caacaaccagTGCAATACCTTCACGATTGTTACCACCAAACAGTTTTAACGCAGCTCCAGCCAAAG caacaaccagTGCATTAAATTCACGATTGTTACCACCTAACAGTTTTAACGCAGCTCCTGCCAAAG CAACAACCGCACAGTGCAATCCTATGCTCCTCAATACATGTAAAATATATCTACCAACACCCACCGTTAAAAAGCCGGCACCATCCATCATCGATGCAACTtctgagaaagaaaaacgaaatgtgttaaatttgaaaacgGGAAAATTGTACCGACCAAAACTTCTTATAAATACATCTCCTGAGACAGTGTCTGTAGCATCACGCAGTACACAAACATCTATGCTGGATGCCGCGCAGACAAATCCAGCTACAAGCTCAGCATTTGAAAGTCAAACCAGCGAGCAACTAACTGTACTGAATAAGTCTGTTGCACTGATCTGGGCTGAGTTGAATTATTTGACTGATCACCGTAACAAAACAACTTATGGAGCAGGTACGATGCAGGGGCCGGGGCATCCAATAACAACATCGATTATGACACTACCGTTCCTTACATCGGAAGCAGAGCTAACTGCTTTCAACGAAAACTTAGGTAATGATGACTTTTTTGAAAGCGTCCTTCTTCTTATTAATGATAAAGTATCCGGAAAGCCGTATGCCGAAAATCGCATGCATGACACATTCATGATGCTGTTCGATAGAACATTTTTAGTGACATGCAGTTGGCATGGTAGAGGTGAAAACTGGCCCTTAAACAAGACTGGACGATAA
- the LOC118516623 gene encoding uncharacterized protein LOC118516623, whose product MLQLDRVKTRQFYVKCDIGMYWCDGEDLTGTIPVQKQSMRQTELTYILFLFGKANLPAEKNIMTSKSSLYRKRRLILEEEERIMREERDAMEASSSVSVPASGASGFATEPASEPMNLDVLYDSNTVSVDSVGGGIVGSSIDVNTNDIYDEVEEPAELRDDFWTEAYSFLNDFSTLKDALKYLAVAGYLSRSFLNLLLAILRKFGHPDLPKDARSLLKIPRVSNEIQTVASGRFWYPGIEVALRNVF is encoded by the exons ATGCTACAGCTCGACCGTGTAAAAACACGACAATTCTACGTGAAGTGCGATATTGGTATGTATTGGTGCGACGGTGaagacttgacaggtacgaTTCCGGTACAAAAACAATCTATGAGGCAAACTGAACTAACatatattttgtttctttttggaAAAGCGAATTTACCAGCCGAAAAAAACATCATGACGTCGAAATCGTCCCTGTATCGAAAGCGCCGTCTCATCCTTGAAGAAGAGGAACGAATTATGCGGGAAGAACGTGATGCAATGGAGGCTTCCAGCTCTGTTTCGGTACCGGCATCGGGGGCTTCCGGCTTTGCTacggagccggcatcggagCCCATGAATTTAG ATGTTTTATATGATTCCAATACTGTATCAGTAGAtagcgttggtggtggtataGTGGGTAGTAGTATAGATGTAAATACTAACGATATTTATGATGAAGTAGAAGAACCGGCTGAACTTCGCGATGATTTTTGGACGGAAGCTTATAGCTTcttgaacgatttttcaaCGTTGAAAGACGCTTTGAAATATTTGGCAGTGGCAGGGTATCTTTCTCGAAGTTTTCTCAACTTGCTGTTGGCGATTTTAAGAAAGTTTGGACACCCTGATCTACCGAAAGACGCTCGTTCGCTTCTCAAAATACCCAGAGTAAGCAATGAGATTCAAACCGTTGCAAGTGGACGTTTTTGGTATCCGGGTATTGAGGTTGCCCTTAGAAATGTTTTTTAA